In a single window of the Streptomyces sp. NBC_00094 genome:
- a CDS encoding SDR family oxidoreductase encodes MSTTHPAPKVAVVTGAARGIGAAIAARLARDGFAVAVLDLDEAACAKTVETVEKHGGRALAVGCDVSDSEQVEAGVARVAAELGAPTVLVNNAGIIRDNLVFKMTDRDFDSVIGVHLRGAFLMARAVQRHQTAAGWGRTVNLSSSAALGNRGQSNYSSAKAGLMGLTKTLAIELGPFGVTVNCVAPGFIATEMTEATAERMGITFEEFTERYAKAIPVRRGGRPEDIAQAVSFFVREEAGFVNGQILYVAGGPKG; translated from the coding sequence GTGTCCACTACCCACCCCGCCCCGAAGGTCGCCGTCGTCACCGGTGCCGCCCGGGGCATCGGCGCGGCGATCGCGGCCCGCCTCGCCCGGGACGGCTTCGCCGTCGCGGTCCTCGACCTCGACGAGGCCGCCTGCGCCAAGACCGTCGAGACCGTCGAGAAGCATGGCGGACGCGCCCTCGCGGTCGGCTGCGACGTCTCGGACTCCGAGCAGGTCGAGGCGGGCGTCGCCCGCGTCGCGGCCGAACTCGGCGCCCCCACCGTCCTGGTGAACAACGCCGGCATCATCCGGGACAACCTCGTCTTCAAGATGACCGACCGGGACTTCGACTCGGTCATCGGCGTCCACCTGCGCGGCGCCTTCCTGATGGCGCGCGCCGTGCAGCGCCACCAGACCGCCGCAGGCTGGGGCCGTACCGTCAACCTGTCCTCGTCCGCCGCCCTCGGCAACCGGGGCCAGTCGAACTACTCGTCCGCCAAGGCCGGCCTGATGGGCCTCACCAAGACCCTGGCGATCGAGCTCGGTCCGTTCGGCGTCACCGTCAACTGCGTCGCCCCCGGCTTCATCGCCACCGAGATGACCGAGGCCACCGCCGAGCGCATGGGCATCACGTTCGAGGAGTTCACCGAGCGCTATGCCAAGGCCATCCCGGTGCGCCGGGGCGGCCGCCCCGAGGACATCGCGCAGGCGGTCTCCTTCTTCGTCCGCGAGGAGGCCGGGTTCGTCAACGGCCAGATCCTCTACGTCGCGGGCGGCCCGAAGGGCTGA